The nucleotide window ACGACAAGGACTTCGGCGACCTGCTGGCCAGCAAGAGCCTCTACCCCAGCAAGCTCGACAAGCCGCAGACCGCCCTCACCGGCATGGGCCAGGGCAGCCTCACCAGCACCCCGATGCAGATGGCGATGGTGACCGCCGCCCTCGCCAACGACGGAAAGCTGATGATGCCGCACGTCGTCGACGAGGTGCGCGGCCCCGACCTGTCGACGCTGGAGAAGCTGGAGCCCAAGGAGCTGTCCCAGGCCGTCTCCGCGGACACCGCGAAGAAGGTGCAGGAGATGATGGAGTACACCGCCTCGGACGGCACCGCCTCCAAGGCCAAGATCGACGGCGTGACCGTCGGCGGCAAGACCGGCACCGCCCAGCACGGCGCGAACGTCAACGACGAGCGCCCCTACGCCTGGTTCGTCTCCTACGCCAAGCAGAGCGACGGCTCCTCCCCGGTCGCGGTCGCCGTCTTCGTCGACCCCAAGGACATGGACATCCCCCGGTCGGAGATCGCCGGCGGCAAGCTGGGCGGGCCGATCGCGAAGTCCGTGATGGAAGCGGTCCTCAACAAGTAGTCCGGGCTCCACCCGCGTCTGTCGGGCTCCGTACGATGGCGCACATGACCGAAGAGCCCCGCCCCCGCCGTCTCGTCCTCGCCTCCCAGTCCCCCGCCCGGCTGGCCCTGCTGCGGCAGGCCGGGCTGGCGCCCGAGGTCGTGGTCAGCGGGGTCGACGAGGACGCGCTGAGCGCCCCGACACCCGGCGAGCTGGCCCGGCTCCTCGCCGAGGCGAAGGCCGCCGCCGTCGCCGCCCGCCCGGAGATCCACGGCGCGCTGGTCGTCGGCTGCGACTCGGTGCTGGAGCTGGACGGGCGGGCGCTGGGCAAGCCCGCGGACGCCGAGGACGCCACCGCCCGCTGGAAGTCCATGCGCGGCCGCTCCGGCATCCTGCGGACCGGCCACTGCGTCATCGACACCGCGACCGGCCGCCGGGTGGCCGCCACCGCCTCGACCACCGTCCGCTTCGGCGAGCCGACCGACGACGAGATCAGCGCCTACGTCGCGAGCGGCGAGCCGCTGCACGTCGCCGGCGCGTTCACCCTCGACGGCCGCTCCGCCCCCTTCATCGACGGCATCGACGGCGACCCGGGCAACGTCATCGGCCTGTCCCTGCCGCTGCTGCGCCGGCTGCTCGCGGACCTGGACGTGGCGATCACCGCACTGTGGACCTGACGGCACCCCGGGGCCGCACCCGCGGGGGCCGGCGGGGGCGCCCCGGCACGGCCTGATCCGGCACGATCCGGGCCGATCACGCCAGATCCCGCCGCCTCCTCGCATGATCAGCCCCGAATCGCCGGAAACGCCCTAGGCTGCCCGCATGGTGACCGTGGTCGAACTGATCAGCTATCCCGTCAAGGGCTGCGCCGGCATCCCGGCCTCCGAGGCGGAGCTCACCCCCGCCGGCCTCCGGCACGACCGCAGCTTCATGGTCGTCGGGACGGACGGCGTGTTCCGCAGCCAGCGCAAGGACCCCCGGCTGGCAGTGATCCGGCCCGAGGTCGGCGCCGACGGGACACAGCTCACCCTGTCGGCGCCGGGAGTTGAGCCCCTCCGGTTCGACATCGACCACGGCGCCGGGACGGCCCGGGCGGCGGTCGAGATGTTCGGCACGCCCTACCGCGCGGTCGACCAGGGCACCGAAGCCGCCGACTGGCTCTCGGAGGTGCTCGGCGCGCCCAGCCGCCTGGTGCGCGTCCCCCCGGAGCACGACCGGGTGACCGACGGCCTCACCCCCGGCACGTCCGGCTTCGCCGACAGCAGCGCCGTGCACCTCGTCTCCCGCGCCACCCTCGACGACCTCAACGCCCGCATCACCGCGGCCGGCCGGGCACCGCTGCCGATGAGCCGCTTCCGGCCCAACCTCGTCGTCGACGGCTGGACGGAGCCGGCAACCGAGGACCGCGCGCGGCGCCTCACCGCCGGCGACTGCGCACTGGGCTTCACCAAGCTCGCCATCCGCTGCGCCGTCACCCTCGTCGACCAGCGCACCGGAGCCAAGGCGGGGCCCGAGCCGCTGCGCACGCTCGCCACCTACCGGCGGGAGCCCGGGGGCGGGGTGTCGTTCGGCTCGAAGTTCTCCGTGCTGAGGACCGGAAAGGTGGCGCTCGGCGACGCATTCCACGTCACCGACTGGGGAACCGATTGATCCGGAACGACTCGATCGCTCCGATCGACGCCATCGCGAGGAGTGCGCAGCATGCCCAAGATTCTCATCATCGCCGGCGACGCCACCGAGGACCTGGAGTTCTTCTACCCCTACCAGCGGCTCCTGGAGGAGGGGTACGAGCCTCGGATCGCGGCCCCGACGCACAAGAAGCTGCAGTTCGTCGTCCATGACTTCGTCGACAACTTCGACACCTACGTCGAGCGCGAGGGCCACTCCTGGCCGTCCGACCTCGCCCTGGCCGACGTCGATCCGGCCGAGTACGCGGCGCTGGTGCTCCCCGGCGGCCGGGCCCCCGAGTATCTGCGCAACGACCCCGACTACCGCCGCCTCGTGCGCCACTTCTTCGACGCCGACAAGCCCGTCGCCCACATCTGCCACGCGGCCATCACCCTGGCCCCGCTCG belongs to Streptomyces sp. NBC_01454 and includes:
- a CDS encoding nucleoside triphosphate pyrophosphatase → MTEEPRPRRLVLASQSPARLALLRQAGLAPEVVVSGVDEDALSAPTPGELARLLAEAKAAAVAARPEIHGALVVGCDSVLELDGRALGKPADAEDATARWKSMRGRSGILRTGHCVIDTATGRRVAATASTTVRFGEPTDDEISAYVASGEPLHVAGAFTLDGRSAPFIDGIDGDPGNVIGLSLPLLRRLLADLDVAITALWT
- a CDS encoding MOSC domain-containing protein, which produces MVTVVELISYPVKGCAGIPASEAELTPAGLRHDRSFMVVGTDGVFRSQRKDPRLAVIRPEVGADGTQLTLSAPGVEPLRFDIDHGAGTARAAVEMFGTPYRAVDQGTEAADWLSEVLGAPSRLVRVPPEHDRVTDGLTPGTSGFADSSAVHLVSRATLDDLNARITAAGRAPLPMSRFRPNLVVDGWTEPATEDRARRLTAGDCALGFTKLAIRCAVTLVDQRTGAKAGPEPLRTLATYRREPGGGVSFGSKFSVLRTGKVALGDAFHVTDWGTD
- a CDS encoding DJ-1/PfpI family protein gives rise to the protein MPKILIIAGDATEDLEFFYPYQRLLEEGYEPRIAAPTHKKLQFVVHDFVDNFDTYVEREGHSWPSDLALADVDPAEYAALVLPGGRAPEYLRNDPDYRRLVRHFFDADKPVAHICHAAITLAPLGLLKGRRTAAYPACAPDVEMGGGTFVDDSAVVDGKVVSARAWNDHPDWMRAFMDVLREHAPVKKSAGEH